One Actinomycetospora corticicola genomic window, CCAGCCAGGCCGAGGGGGTGCCGTTCCCCCCGGACCGCTGCTTCGCCGAGCTGACGCTCGACACCCGCCTGGTGGCCCGGACCCTGCGGCCGGACCCCGACTGGAAGCCGCCCGCGAGCCTGCCCGAGATCGGCCGCCCGGCCGGTGCCGTCTACGTCGCGGCGGCCGCGGTGACCGTCCGACGGGGCTCCGCGGAGGTCCGCGAGGACGTCGGATCGAAGCACTTCGTGATCCGGGACACGCGGGTGTCCAGCTACGCTCCGTGTGCTGACTGAGAGCTGACGGCACGAGCGGTCACGGTGCTCTGACTTGAGCACCCGGTCGGGCAGGAATCTGGGGCCGGACGAGCAGCAGCCCGAATTCGCCACGCACCGTCACGTCGACCGGACGGTTGATTCGGTTGGCGGGCGGGGTGCGGGCGTTGCACAGGAACGCATCAGCGGCACACTGGAGTCAGCACGGGCGCGAGGGACACGAGGGGGTGGCGGGTGGTCGTGAGGGGCTCCACGGTCGGCAGTTCGCCGGACCGGGTGTCGACGGGTGGGTCCGCCGCGCTGGCGGGCGCCCCCTCCTCGGAGACCCCGCAGACGGGCTTCCACCAGCCTCCTGCCAGCACCTTCGACACCGCGCCCATCGTCGGGATCGACGAGGCGCTCCGGTTGGACGCGGCCACGGACGACGCGGGGACCGCCCGGGCGGCCCAGGCGCGCGCCCACGAGGCCGCCGCGGAGGTGCTCGCCGACCGCGGTGACTGGCGGCGCGCCTACCAGCACCTGCGCGCCGCGATGGCGCTGGTGCACCTCGGCGACACACCGCCGGTGCACGTGCCCGAGCAGTTACGGCGCGAAGTCGACCGTCTCCGACGCGAACGGGCCGAGGCGCGGGAGCAGAGCCGGCGCGACAGCCTGACCGCCACGTGGAACCGCCGCTACCTCGACGAGCGACTGTCCACCCTGCGTGACGGCGGGTCCGGGGCGGTCTGCGTCGCCCTCGTCGACGTCGACCACTTCAAGCAGGTCAACGACACCTACGGCCACGCGGTCGGCGACGCGGTGCTGCGTACCCTCGTCGGCCTCATGCGGGCGGAGATCGACGCGCGGGCCCCCGAGGGCTTCTGCGCGCGGTACGGCGGCGAGGAGTTCGCCCTCGTCCTGCCCGGCCCCGCGGACGCGGACGCCGTCGCGGTGTGCGAGGCGGTCCGCGCGCGGATCGAGACGCACGACTGGGCCGCGATCGCCCCGGAGCTCCGCGTGACGGCGAGCGTCGGGCTGGCCTGCCTCGACCCCGACGACCAGAGCGGGACCTGCGACGGCCTCCTCGACCACGTCGACGAGCTGCTCTACGTCGCGAAGCGCACCGGCCGCAACGCCGTGGCCCACCGCGACGAGACGGGCCAGGTGCGCCTGGCCGGCCCGGCCTCCGGTCGCCGCGGCGTCGACGCCGTCGCCCGGGCGGTCACCTCCTCCGCCCGATCGGGTCGCCCCGTCCGCTGAGCGCGGGCACGGACAGGGCCGATCGGCCGCGCGCGTCACGATCGGGTGACGACGCTTGCCTCGCGTGGTGCTCGAGAGTAAGCCCGCGCGCGCGATGCCGTGATGGGCTCAGTACGATTCGTGCACCCCGGACGGCCTGTCGGTCTCCGGCCCGTCCCTGACCACCCGGGGGTCCCGTGACCGACGACCGTGAGCGCGGCGCCGGTTCCGGCGTCCCCGCGGTCCCGGCCCCGCCCGACGGTGTCCGCACGGGCCCGCCGTCGGTGCCGACCCGGGTCGTCGTCGGGGACACCCCGGCCGAGCGCCGCGGCGGCGCGGTCCCGACGATGGTGCCGCTCGCCCGCAAGCGCCCCGGGCGGCGCAGCCTGCGCCCCGCCGGCGCGGCCGCCGAGACCGAGCCGATGCGCGACCTCGTCGCCGCGGCCGCCGTGGCCGACGAGGCGGCTGCACCGGCCAAGACGTCCGCACCGTCCACACCGGCCGAGCCCCCGACCGTGCGCACCGCGCGCCCGGCGCCGACGCCGCTGCCCGTGCCCACGCGAGATGCACACCCGGCAGCCCCACCGGCGGCTGAGCGCGCGTCCGCCCCGGTCGCTCCCGTGCCGACACGAGACGCACACCAGGCAGGCCCAGCGGCCCCGGAACCTGCCCCACGTAGCCCTCGCGATGCGGCGTCCGCCCCGGTCGCGCCCGCGCCGCCGCGAGATGCACACCAGGCAGGCCCACAGGCTGCCGAACCTGCCTCACGTCACCCTCGCGACGCCGCGCCCGCTCCGACGCGGGACGCACACCCGGCAGCGCCGGCAGCCTCGGCACCTGCCCCACGTACGTCTCGCGAGCCCAAGCCCCGGCGCGCGGTCGTGGTGCCGGCCGCGGAGGACGGCGCCCCCGAGTTCGCGGCGACGTCGGCGGTGCTGGCCGGAGTGGGCGCACGGGTGCGCCGTCGGGTGGGCCCCTGGACGTGGGCGCGGTCGTTGCGGCTGGTGGCCGTCGCGATGTCCACGGTCATCGTCCTGGTCTGCGGCGTCGCGTGGGGCGCGACGTCGTGGTTCGAGGCGGCCGTGAAGAAGATCGGCGCCCTCGACCCGACGTCGGCGGCCATCATCGACCCGGCGGCGCAGGTCGGGGACCAGAACTTCCTCGTGGTGGGCTCCGACACCCGCGTCGGCGCGCCGCCGAGCGAGGACGTCGGCGACGCCACCGACGTCCCGGGCGCCCGGTCGGACACCGTGATGATCGTCCACGTCCCGGCGAACCGGGCCCGGATGACCGTGGTGTCCTTCCCCCGCGACCTCGAGATCGACCGGCCGGACTGCGAGCGCTGGGACTCCGTCTCCGGGGCGTACACCGGTCAGACGATCCCGCGCACCACGAAGGTCAAGCTGAACTCGGCCTACCAGGTCGGCGGCCCGCGCTGCGTGACGAAGGTGGTGCAGGAGCTCTCCGGGCTCGCCGTCAACCACTTCCTCGGCGTCGACTTCTCGGGCTTCAAGGACATGGTCGACGCCGTGGAGGGCGTGCCGGTCTGCATCGAGAAGCCGATGCGGGACACCGTGCTCGGCACCGTCATCCCGCGGGCCGGCACCTCGCTGCTCACCGGCGACCAGGCCCTCAACTTCGTGCGGGCCCGCCACGTCATCGGCGACCCCACCAGCGACTACGGCCGCATCAACCGCCAGCAGATCTTCCTGTCGGCGCTGCTGCGCCAGGCGCTGTCGGCCGGGACGCTGCTCGACGTCGGGAAGCTGCGCGCGCTGGTCGACGCGGTCGGGCGCTCCACGTACGGCGAGAACATCGAGGCCGCCCAGCTGCTGTCGCTCGGCCAGTCGCTCTCCGGGCTCGACGCCCGGGCCGTCACGTTCACGACGGTGCCCACCACCGGCGTCGCGAAC contains:
- a CDS encoding GGDEF domain-containing protein, translated to MRGSTVGSSPDRVSTGGSAALAGAPSSETPQTGFHQPPASTFDTAPIVGIDEALRLDAATDDAGTARAAQARAHEAAAEVLADRGDWRRAYQHLRAAMALVHLGDTPPVHVPEQLRREVDRLRRERAEAREQSRRDSLTATWNRRYLDERLSTLRDGGSGAVCVALVDVDHFKQVNDTYGHAVGDAVLRTLVGLMRAEIDARAPEGFCARYGGEEFALVLPGPADADAVAVCEAVRARIETHDWAAIAPELRVTASVGLACLDPDDQSGTCDGLLDHVDELLYVAKRTGRNAVAHRDETGQVRLAGPASGRRGVDAVARAVTSSARSGRPVR
- a CDS encoding LCP family protein; its protein translation is MPAAEDGAPEFAATSAVLAGVGARVRRRVGPWTWARSLRLVAVAMSTVIVLVCGVAWGATSWFEAAVKKIGALDPTSAAIIDPAAQVGDQNFLVVGSDTRVGAPPSEDVGDATDVPGARSDTVMIVHVPANRARMTVVSFPRDLEIDRPDCERWDSVSGAYTGQTIPRTTKVKLNSAYQVGGPRCVTKVVQELSGLAVNHFLGVDFSGFKDMVDAVEGVPVCIEKPMRDTVLGTVIPRAGTSLLTGDQALNFVRARHVIGDPTSDYGRINRQQIFLSALLRQALSAGTLLDVGKLRALVDAVGRSTYGENIEAAQLLSLGQSLSGLDARAVTFTTVPTTGVANSRGNEVLRVAEDRALFDAIIDDTPLPGQPGAPAGRPPAPPVPAERVALRLVDARSDTGTYDDGSSTTEVTASGDTSGSSSNRSGNGSGDESGSGDGSGSGDGNGDGGTRRDDEGSGFRRDGAARVAQQQGPSAGSVAGSLRGYGFTVASDLRGSSAAAATDGRTTIRFSPDQAGAAATLQKSVPSAVLTPRTDGIGSLVLELGDDFDGRVVDPTAPAPASPLPALVNAADATCR